In Terriglobus sp. TAA 43, a single window of DNA contains:
- a CDS encoding SGNH/GDSL hydrolase family protein, which produces MRPLSLLLLSSCLLCCASLRAQVRVINDGFPGESTAELDARIDNALHEFHPQIVILFAGTNDALNDKKLLPIQSTRQHLESMVKSSTAAGAQIVLVQIHTPDMVRLMSRHKLEDYGNIAPLQRLAAVNDTIAQIAQKDHASLVHLADILNQAGGANNQLSTDGVHLTPKGYALLAQAIRQQLPATLPPNTTILCLGDSLTYGIGVRPPNNAPETPETYPSQLRILLK; this is translated from the coding sequence GTGCGTCCCCTTAGCCTCCTACTCCTCTCAAGCTGTCTGCTCTGCTGTGCCTCTCTGCGTGCACAGGTGCGTGTCATCAACGACGGATTCCCAGGTGAAAGCACTGCGGAACTCGACGCGCGCATCGACAACGCCTTGCATGAGTTCCATCCGCAGATCGTGATCCTGTTCGCAGGCACGAACGACGCCCTGAACGACAAGAAGCTACTTCCCATCCAATCCACCAGACAGCATCTGGAATCCATGGTGAAGAGCAGCACCGCTGCGGGTGCGCAGATCGTGCTCGTCCAGATCCACACCCCCGACATGGTCCGTCTGATGAGCCGCCACAAGCTGGAAGACTACGGCAACATCGCCCCGCTGCAACGCCTCGCGGCAGTGAACGACACCATCGCCCAGATAGCCCAGAAGGACCACGCATCACTGGTCCACTTAGCGGACATCCTCAACCAGGCCGGCGGAGCCAACAACCAGCTAAGCACCGACGGAGTCCACCTGACCCCCAAGGGCTACGCCCTGCTAGCCCAGGCCATCCGCCAGCAACTCCCCGCCACCCTACCCCCCAACACAACCATCCTCTGCCTAGGCGACAGCCTCACCTACGGCATAGGGGTACGCCCCCCCAACAACGCTCCGGAGACACCCGAAACCTATCCTTCACAACTGCGAATCCTGTTGAAATAG